One genomic window of Gracilinema caldarium DSM 7334 includes the following:
- a CDS encoding uracil-xanthine permease family protein, with amino-acid sequence MEEKDLSGKNVILGLQHTFVMFGATVLVPILTGLDVGVTLFAAGIGTLLFHIVTGFKVPVFLGSSFAFIPGIIAVGASEGLPYALGGIVIAGLLYVVVAIIFKFVSYDNLHKILPPHVTGPMIILIGMILAPVAVQNANGTNAKAIADVIGTNGCWAVALFTFTVGVFVKVAFPKFGWKFASNLPVIIALIAGYLLSIIIGIVDFKSVGEATWIGIPKFSLPQFSISAITVMVPIAIVTMVEHFGDILAIGNVVGKDFIKDPGIHRTLIGDGLATSLAAFIGGPANTTYSENTGAVALTGAYNPIIMRIAAAFAILLSLVPKFTALIGTIPAPVIGGISILLFGMISSIGIKNMVDAKVNLSNPKVLIITATMLVLGLGGAAFKLGPINLSGLGLAAIFGVVLNLILRPKDATGSEG; translated from the coding sequence ATGGAAGAAAAAGACCTCTCCGGAAAGAACGTGATTCTTGGTTTACAACACACGTTCGTTATGTTCGGCGCAACGGTCCTGGTACCAATTTTAACAGGTCTGGATGTAGGGGTAACCCTCTTTGCTGCCGGCATCGGGACCCTGTTGTTCCATATCGTAACCGGTTTTAAAGTCCCGGTTTTTTTGGGCAGTTCCTTCGCCTTTATTCCCGGTATTATAGCAGTTGGTGCCAGTGAAGGGCTCCCCTATGCACTGGGTGGTATTGTTATTGCGGGCTTACTGTATGTGGTTGTGGCAATTATTTTTAAATTCGTTTCATACGATAACCTCCATAAGATATTACCACCCCATGTTACCGGACCCATGATCATACTGATTGGTATGATTCTCGCTCCTGTAGCAGTACAAAATGCCAATGGTACCAATGCCAAGGCTATTGCAGATGTCATCGGAACTAATGGCTGTTGGGCAGTAGCACTCTTTACCTTCACGGTGGGTGTATTTGTTAAAGTTGCTTTCCCGAAATTCGGCTGGAAATTTGCATCCAATCTGCCGGTTATCATAGCCCTCATTGCTGGCTATCTGCTTTCTATTATCATCGGTATTGTTGATTTTAAATCGGTTGGTGAAGCCACATGGATTGGTATTCCAAAATTCAGCCTGCCTCAATTCTCAATTTCAGCCATTACGGTTATGGTTCCGATTGCCATTGTTACCATGGTAGAACACTTTGGTGATATTCTTGCTATCGGTAATGTGGTTGGGAAAGACTTTATCAAAGATCCCGGGATACATAGGACTCTCATTGGTGATGGTCTTGCAACGTCTCTAGCGGCATTCATCGGCGGTCCTGCTAACACTACCTATTCAGAAAATACCGGTGCAGTAGCTCTGACCGGTGCTTACAATCCCATTATCATGCGGATTGCGGCAGCCTTCGCGATTCTGCTTTCCCTAGTCCCGAAATTCACTGCCCTGATTGGCACTATCCCTGCTCCAGTTATCGGTGGGATTTCGATTCTGCTCTTTGGTATGATCTCTTCCATTGGTATTAAGAACATGGTAGATGCCAAGGTGAATCTTTCCAATCCAAAGGTACTGATTATTACCGCAACCATGTTGGTGCTCGGTTTAGGTGGTGCGGCATTTAAACTGGGACCTATCAATCTTTCCGGTCTTGGTCTTGCAGCAATCTTTGGTGTTGTGCTGAATCTGATTCTCCGCCCCAAGGATGCAACAGGTTCTGAAGGCTGA
- a CDS encoding pectinesterase family protein: MADVDTSFFLYIPGKKSLDIVQDLAEHGFGHLDEIKKHVSFLYNVDKKPMAIQFDTTDGNNDFITYPVPEQTKRVTILFKARGAKDADTGTPYGMFWAGWQRGEYQSLLRHNHSNQIKGPIGQTNLKPDDIVSDWHDFRLVFEVASDNKAMTAKAYIDNKLRHITEQYVRQNTEWAGAGNYIAFGDYDGSTNGFARYLYLLLIFDEDVSELSLSQLSQRVGFDLTNIPALVNDKDPPSKRPAFKPNGITMFAHEVNKDAAWVDPATIHNDKIDLDCLPYSKNKALVIQKKPPSFDIKKTVSSITVSSDGSPGTFKTIAEAIDVAQPGTIIFIRKGLYKEKLKITKPDITLIGENPANTIIYGYEADVGGIDGNILVEVSLQGESFNACNLTFYNKGAEWNKTWGKAERRSVAFAVRNVGKGFVRNCIFLGQQDTLYLRSGRLYMENCYVEGEVDFICGGATVFFQNCQIHSIYYPQGGYITAAAPADSGGLGFDNGYVFNQCIFTADPALEQAKPVYLGRGAWQNGSNGKGPAKVVIQNSIISKISGKTGWTDWDTESTAERQFFREYNNTGEGAIQGERPGRKVLTDQEYQTLYSTPEQVLGYTPQLPW, translated from the coding sequence ATGGCAGATGTTGATACTTCCTTTTTTTTATATATACCTGGGAAAAAATCCTTAGATATCGTTCAAGATTTAGCTGAACATGGTTTTGGTCATTTAGATGAAATAAAAAAGCATGTATCGTTTCTTTATAATGTTGATAAAAAACCAATGGCAATACAATTTGATACAACCGATGGCAATAATGATTTTATTACCTATCCTGTACCAGAACAAACGAAAAGGGTAACGATTCTTTTCAAAGCCCGTGGTGCAAAGGATGCAGATACAGGAACACCTTATGGGATGTTTTGGGCAGGCTGGCAACGGGGCGAATACCAATCCCTACTACGGCATAATCATAGCAACCAAATTAAGGGCCCTATAGGTCAGACCAATCTAAAGCCCGATGATATTGTTTCAGACTGGCATGATTTTCGTCTTGTTTTTGAAGTAGCCTCAGATAACAAAGCTATGACTGCAAAAGCATATATTGATAATAAACTACGGCATATTACAGAACAATATGTAAGACAAAATACAGAATGGGCTGGTGCAGGTAATTATATTGCCTTTGGAGATTATGATGGAAGTACCAATGGTTTTGCTCGTTATTTATATTTACTCTTAATTTTTGATGAGGATGTATCTGAATTGTCCTTATCTCAATTGAGCCAACGGGTTGGATTTGATTTAACAAATATACCTGCTTTAGTTAATGATAAGGATCCACCAAGCAAACGACCGGCTTTTAAACCAAACGGTATTACCATGTTTGCCCATGAGGTGAATAAAGATGCTGCATGGGTGGATCCTGCGACAATCCACAATGATAAGATTGACCTTGATTGTTTGCCGTACAGTAAAAATAAAGCCTTAGTTATTCAAAAAAAACCACCATCTTTTGATATAAAAAAAACTGTATCATCTATTACCGTATCATCCGATGGTTCGCCGGGAACCTTTAAAACTATTGCAGAAGCCATCGATGTAGCACAACCTGGAACTATAATTTTCATTCGAAAGGGTTTGTACAAGGAAAAATTAAAAATTACGAAACCTGATATAACACTTATTGGAGAAAATCCAGCTAATACCATTATCTATGGATATGAAGCGGATGTGGGTGGTATTGATGGAAATATTTTAGTAGAAGTTTCATTACAAGGTGAATCCTTTAATGCCTGTAATCTTACCTTTTATAATAAAGGTGCTGAATGGAATAAAACCTGGGGTAAAGCTGAACGACGATCTGTTGCTTTCGCTGTCCGGAATGTAGGAAAAGGTTTTGTGAGAAATTGTATCTTTTTAGGACAGCAGGATACCTTGTATTTACGCTCTGGACGATTATATATGGAAAACTGTTATGTGGAAGGCGAGGTAGACTTTATTTGTGGTGGTGCTACAGTATTTTTTCAGAATTGTCAGATCCATTCAATTTATTATCCACAAGGGGGCTATATAACTGCAGCAGCTCCAGCTGATTCTGGCGGTTTAGGGTTTGATAATGGTTATGTATTTAATCAATGTATATTTACCGCTGATCCTGCATTGGAACAAGCAAAACCGGTCTATCTTGGTCGTGGGGCATGGCAAAATGGTAGTAATGGAAAGGGCCCTGCAAAGGTTGTTATCCAGAATTCGATAATCTCGAAAATATCTGGTAAAACAGGGTGGACCGATTGGGATACAGAAAGCACCGCAGAACGGCAATTTTTTAGAGAATATAACAATACTGGTGAAGGGGCAATTCAAGGAGAAAGACCTGGCAGAAAAGTATTAACAGATCAGGAATATCAGACCCTTTATTCTACACCAGAACAAGTATTAGGATATACACCTCAATTACCTTGGTAA
- a CDS encoding ABC transporter substrate-binding protein, whose translation MKQKKTVLWLMCLLLMIALGNLWAQPKTTLTVLWFNDSNESDVFMATITDYLKSHPNISIDMQVIPFNDYENKLRMMIAGGNPPDVARIASAHVPLFANSLEPLSGKPVFDTLAKSYFDSSLALGRDEHGRLLVMPTEATANGMIVNKTYFKNAGIDVEKLSQTWTWDQWVDAMKKVLKANQKAKYGITVDFSTHRFSTFLYEAGGRFLAANGKTMNFNTPETLDALNFFKKLHDEDLAPKSVWMGSENPQELFQSGLVACHVGGSWLINAYQKNIKDFEWAAVRMPKRKINSSVPGGKFVGVFKNAPNKKDALDLIAVFSDKAHNEQYCRDTFNLSARKDANITYATRSKDFAVFTEELKLTPAYTADDWKSSVVAKLNPYAREQIIEGLLGKQTMEQAAANIQAKGNSYF comes from the coding sequence ATGAAACAGAAAAAGACAGTATTGTGGTTGATGTGTCTTCTTTTGATGATTGCTTTAGGAAACCTCTGGGCACAACCCAAGACAACACTCACTGTTCTATGGTTTAATGATTCAAATGAATCAGATGTGTTTATGGCAACGATAACAGACTATTTGAAAAGCCATCCAAATATTTCTATTGATATGCAGGTTATTCCCTTCAATGACTATGAAAACAAGCTTAGAATGATGATTGCAGGCGGAAATCCTCCTGATGTGGCTAGAATTGCAAGTGCGCATGTGCCTCTTTTTGCGAATAGTCTCGAACCACTTTCCGGGAAACCAGTTTTTGATACACTTGCGAAATCTTATTTTGATTCTTCTTTAGCACTTGGTCGTGATGAGCATGGTCGTCTTTTAGTGATGCCTACAGAAGCAACCGCCAATGGTATGATCGTTAATAAAACGTACTTTAAAAATGCTGGTATTGATGTTGAGAAGCTTTCCCAAACATGGACTTGGGATCAATGGGTTGATGCAATGAAAAAGGTACTCAAAGCAAACCAAAAGGCAAAATACGGAATTACAGTTGATTTTTCGACCCATCGTTTTTCAACCTTTCTCTATGAGGCAGGAGGACGCTTTTTAGCTGCTAATGGTAAAACGATGAACTTTAACACCCCTGAAACGTTAGATGCTTTGAATTTTTTCAAAAAGTTGCATGATGAGGATCTAGCTCCAAAATCAGTATGGATGGGTTCCGAAAATCCTCAAGAATTGTTCCAGTCAGGGCTTGTAGCTTGTCATGTTGGAGGTTCCTGGCTTATCAATGCCTATCAAAAAAATATTAAAGATTTCGAATGGGCTGCAGTACGTATGCCTAAACGTAAAATAAATTCTTCAGTACCGGGTGGTAAATTTGTAGGAGTCTTTAAAAACGCTCCTAATAAGAAAGATGCTCTCGATCTTATAGCAGTATTTTCCGATAAGGCTCATAACGAACAGTATTGCAGAGACACTTTTAATTTGTCAGCACGCAAGGATGCGAATATTACCTATGCTACGAGATCAAAGGACTTTGCTGTGTTTACTGAAGAGCTTAAACTGACACCTGCTTATACTGCAGATGATTGGAAGAGTAGCGTGGTTGCCAAACTTAATCCTTATGCTCGTGAGCAGATTATAGAAGGGCTACTTGGAAAGCAAACAATGGAACAGGCAGCTGCAAATATTCAGGCTAAAGGTAATTCCTATTTCTGA
- a CDS encoding carbohydrate ABC transporter permease: protein MNFQDLLHDSMFWLTLKNTLVYVVIVVPILGIVALMLALPLASEGGGMGVFRAIYYMPTMLSMIIVGIAWRWLLGYDLGIINYLLKLLGSKPIPWLTDGIMANVSLIFVTLWTRAGYFMMMFVGGLQAIPKTYYEAAQIDGASSITTFRSITLPLLKPIILVVVVLATIEAFKAYELVFVLTQGGPGTSTKFIVQYIFQAAFQEDKMGYGAAMSVILLIIIGIITLFQFMAQKEEYTNE, encoded by the coding sequence ATGAATTTTCAAGATTTACTTCATGATTCAATGTTCTGGCTTACGCTTAAAAACACACTGGTGTATGTTGTCATAGTTGTGCCAATCCTGGGCATAGTTGCGCTTATGCTTGCCCTCCCCCTTGCAAGTGAGGGGGGAGGTATGGGTGTATTTCGTGCAATATACTATATGCCTACCATGCTCAGCATGATCATTGTTGGTATCGCTTGGAGATGGCTTTTAGGGTATGATCTAGGGATTATCAACTATTTATTAAAGTTACTAGGGAGTAAACCAATACCGTGGCTTACAGATGGCATTATGGCAAATGTAAGCCTTATTTTCGTTACGCTGTGGACAAGAGCAGGGTATTTCATGATGATGTTTGTTGGTGGGTTGCAGGCAATTCCGAAAACGTATTATGAAGCTGCACAGATCGACGGTGCAAGCTCTATTACCACGTTCCGGAGTATTACGCTTCCTCTCCTAAAGCCTATTATACTTGTTGTTGTTGTTCTTGCTACAATAGAAGCTTTTAAGGCCTATGAGCTTGTTTTTGTTTTAACCCAGGGAGGGCCTGGTACATCGACTAAGTTTATTGTTCAATATATTTTTCAGGCAGCCTTTCAAGAAGATAAGATGGGGTATGGAGCTGCCATGTCTGTAATACTTCTTATTATTATAGGGATAATTACCCTGTTCCAGTTCATGGCGCAAAAAGAGGAATATACAAATGAATAA
- a CDS encoding carbohydrate ABC transporter permease encodes MNKLMKYILLCFISFIFIFPLLWVVLSSLKPQSELFTYPLTILPRFPTLENYVKAFTSGDFVTYNKNSIFVSVVATFITITVNVMAGYALSKFWFKGRDLIFSLMISTLMIPLQAIVIPIFLLLKNLGMLNTLWGIIIPPAASPTGVFLARQYIQTIPNSLIEAARIDGSGEFRIFIKIIIPLAQPIIATIAIFSFMWRWNDFLWPFIVISVKKKMTLQLALANFVGQFQINWGQLLAMTVVTMIPIIIVFLGLQKYFVTGLTAGGVKA; translated from the coding sequence ATGAATAAATTAATGAAGTATATCTTACTTTGTTTTATATCCTTTATATTCATCTTTCCTCTTTTGTGGGTGGTGCTTTCTTCTTTAAAACCTCAATCGGAACTTTTTACATATCCGCTAACAATATTACCACGTTTTCCGACTCTTGAAAATTATGTTAAAGCCTTTACTAGTGGCGACTTTGTTACTTATAATAAAAACTCAATATTTGTATCAGTGGTTGCTACATTTATTACGATCACTGTCAATGTTATGGCAGGATATGCTCTCTCGAAATTTTGGTTTAAAGGACGTGATCTGATTTTTTCTCTCATGATTAGTACCCTGATGATACCACTTCAGGCTATTGTCATACCGATTTTTTTGCTTTTAAAGAATTTGGGTATGCTCAATACTTTGTGGGGTATCATTATTCCGCCCGCAGCTTCTCCAACTGGTGTATTTCTGGCACGGCAATACATTCAAACAATTCCAAATTCTTTAATCGAGGCTGCAAGAATTGATGGATCAGGGGAATTCCGCATTTTCATCAAAATTATAATACCACTGGCACAACCAATTATTGCGACAATAGCAATTTTTTCATTTATGTGGCGATGGAACGATTTTCTATGGCCTTTTATTGTTATTTCGGTTAAAAAAAAGATGACTCTCCAATTGGCTCTGGCAAATTTTGTGGGGCAGTTTCAGATAAATTGGGGTCAGCTTCTAGCGATGACTGTAGTGACAATGATTCCTATAATCATTGTGTTCCTTGGATTACAAAAATACTTCGTAACAGGTTTAACCGCAGGTGGAGTGAAAGCCTAA
- a CDS encoding TIM-barrel domain-containing protein, protein MLYTIKNLDNIQVNKEKVIIFGENGRLEVTIITSCVLSVFYIFNDSIVPSQENIPYPGLLVDSNLHTSGVFWDSIVDRNYEYELRYGNTLVSINKETALLSIYEDGILVHGGEIGHSDLVIPQYPLRVQKESTSGLTRGKFNFRLEAGDAFFGLGEKTGSLNKRNRLFKLFNRDALGYDASSSDPLYKSVPFFMKINREQKVLCGLFFPNLQVDEVNFGVESIFYYNVVLRGGPYGYYVITGHHYHDLLSAYCKLTGMPFLPPLFSFGYLTSSMGYTEPDNAQERILDFFDRVEKENIPCEGMYFSSGYVKADNNERYTFVWNKKKFPDPGNFIRALRARGYRICCNVKPGILLNHPWYDSLAAIGVFIPDIEGGPLKSYYWGGTASFIDFSRKEGFDWWVKALTEYILNEGVSGVWNDNNEFEIEDEALPVQAYKKFLPVKMAQASFEAISKANPGKRPWLISRSGYAGIQRYARTWTGDNVSSYECFRLNIVMGMNLGLSGIPIYGHDIGGFVGPTPDEELLLRWCQSALFQPRFVMHSWKPDGSITEPWLFPHRLHTIRYFIQERYRFLPYIYDLAIRASETGIPMESPVALEFPDDISLSYESLDRMAGDAILVPGPPERGKRDTEIRFPVGANWFDPMTNLLYRGGSCLKFDYPIDSLRYFFRCGTVIPTSRKQEAIGKASMDEYEFLIIPPVHKDLEAFRSIISTHSEDDGESDFCIGSFWRWRMTFEITSTDNIIFIVILTHTAINNEYRKKWRFTVPEGFSIIGDDKKVFGRSVDFQFLEAPKNIRLILRGTYRTTSE, encoded by the coding sequence ATGCTTTATACAATAAAAAACTTAGATAATATACAAGTTAACAAAGAAAAGGTAATTATTTTTGGTGAAAATGGCAGACTGGAAGTAACGATAATTACCTCTTGTGTTCTGTCTGTGTTCTATATTTTTAATGATTCAATTGTTCCATCACAGGAAAATATTCCTTATCCTGGTCTTCTTGTTGATAGTAACCTACATACTTCTGGAGTTTTTTGGGATTCCATCGTAGACAGAAATTACGAATATGAACTTCGTTACGGAAATACTTTGGTTAGCATTAATAAGGAGACAGCTCTTTTATCAATTTATGAGGATGGAATACTAGTACATGGTGGTGAGATTGGTCATAGTGATCTTGTTATACCGCAGTATCCACTTAGGGTACAAAAAGAAAGTACATCTGGTTTAACTCGCGGTAAATTTAATTTTCGACTAGAAGCAGGGGATGCTTTTTTTGGTCTTGGAGAGAAAACCGGAAGTTTAAATAAACGCAATCGACTCTTTAAGTTGTTTAACAGAGATGCTCTTGGTTATGATGCCTCATCGAGCGATCCTCTCTATAAATCGGTTCCCTTTTTTATGAAAATAAATAGAGAACAAAAAGTTCTATGTGGCCTATTTTTCCCAAACCTTCAGGTTGATGAAGTAAATTTTGGTGTAGAGAGTATTTTCTATTACAATGTCGTACTCAGAGGTGGGCCTTATGGTTATTATGTTATAACGGGGCATCATTATCATGATCTTCTCTCTGCTTACTGTAAACTCACTGGTATGCCTTTTCTTCCCCCGCTTTTTTCATTTGGATATCTCACTTCAAGTATGGGATATACCGAACCAGATAATGCACAGGAACGAATACTTGATTTTTTTGACCGTGTTGAAAAAGAGAATATCCCCTGTGAAGGTATGTATTTTTCTTCAGGATATGTGAAGGCAGACAATAACGAGCGTTATACCTTTGTATGGAACAAAAAAAAATTCCCTGATCCTGGTAATTTTATACGCGCCCTACGAGCCAGAGGATATCGTATCTGTTGTAATGTAAAACCTGGTATTCTGTTAAATCATCCTTGGTATGATTCATTAGCAGCAATTGGGGTTTTTATTCCTGACATCGAAGGTGGTCCATTAAAAAGTTATTACTGGGGCGGTACTGCCTCGTTCATCGATTTTTCACGGAAAGAAGGTTTTGACTGGTGGGTTAAAGCTTTAACTGAGTATATTCTCAACGAAGGTGTTTCAGGTGTGTGGAATGATAATAATGAATTTGAAATTGAGGATGAGGCTTTACCTGTTCAGGCTTATAAGAAATTCCTTCCAGTAAAGATGGCACAAGCCTCATTTGAAGCTATTTCTAAAGCTAATCCCGGCAAACGTCCATGGCTTATAAGTCGTTCAGGTTATGCAGGGATTCAGCGATATGCACGTACCTGGACAGGTGACAATGTATCAAGCTATGAGTGTTTTAGGTTGAATATTGTAATGGGCATGAACTTAGGGTTGAGTGGTATACCAATATATGGGCACGATATTGGTGGTTTTGTTGGGCCTACTCCAGATGAGGAACTCTTATTACGTTGGTGCCAGAGTGCGTTGTTTCAACCACGTTTTGTGATGCATTCATGGAAACCAGATGGAAGTATTACAGAACCATGGTTGTTCCCTCATAGGTTACATACTATACGCTATTTCATCCAAGAACGTTACCGCTTTTTGCCCTATATTTATGATTTGGCTATTCGAGCTTCTGAAACAGGAATCCCAATGGAGAGCCCAGTAGCACTTGAATTCCCGGATGACATATCTCTATCCTATGAAAGTCTCGATAGAATGGCCGGTGATGCTATCTTGGTTCCTGGCCCCCCCGAACGAGGAAAACGAGACACAGAAATCCGGTTCCCTGTGGGAGCTAATTGGTTTGATCCGATGACAAATTTACTATATCGAGGCGGATCTTGCCTAAAATTTGATTATCCTATTGATTCGTTGCGGTATTTTTTTCGCTGTGGAACAGTAATTCCTACTTCACGTAAACAAGAAGCGATAGGGAAGGCTTCTATGGATGAGTATGAGTTTCTCATTATTCCTCCGGTACATAAAGATCTGGAAGCTTTTCGCTCTATTATATCTACACATAGTGAAGATGATGGAGAGAGTGATTTTTGTATTGGAAGCTTCTGGCGTTGGCGTATGACCTTTGAAATTACTTCGACAGACAATATTATTTTTATAGTTATTCTTACTCATACGGCCATTAATAATGAGTATAGAAAAAAGTGGCGATTTACTGTACCTGAAGGATTTTCCATTATTGGTGATGATAAAAAAGTATTTGGACGAAGTGTCGATTTTCAATTCCTTGAAGCGCCGAAAAATATTAGACTTATACTGAGAGGGACATATCGCACAACGAGTGAATAA
- a CDS encoding LacI family DNA-binding transcriptional regulator, whose translation MVTIRDVAIAVGVSVSTVSHALSGKRPISHATKKKIWEAIDRLGYEPNPAARALRTTTSGVIGFFAYDITEVFAARIIHGVEKVVREKGCYLLFTSGVEFNNDISSAIEFLNKRRVDGIIAAYGVRQTINSELRNIFDLPAITVNTFYNDSIPSIQPDDFKGGREAAFYLISKGVQRPAMIAGPENRIASIERLAGFASALNECGVEFSASKSVIHGDFTAESGARCLDILLEQHPHIDAVFCANDYMAAGAINRAFAHGLGIPSDLKVIGYDNREFSSFWPIPITTFALPLERMGEMSAAMLFDCIEGRNPDPMQVMLPSTLIIRQSS comes from the coding sequence ATGGTTACCATACGTGATGTTGCAATCGCCGTTGGAGTATCGGTGTCTACTGTAAGTCATGCTCTTAGTGGGAAACGACCAATTAGTCATGCTACGAAGAAAAAAATTTGGGAAGCGATTGATCGTTTAGGTTATGAACCAAACCCCGCAGCCAGAGCGCTTCGTACAACTACTTCTGGGGTAATAGGTTTTTTTGCCTACGATATTACCGAAGTATTTGCCGCAAGGATTATTCATGGTGTGGAGAAAGTTGTTCGAGAAAAAGGATGTTATTTACTTTTTACAAGTGGTGTTGAATTCAATAACGATATATCAAGTGCTATCGAATTTTTAAATAAGCGTCGAGTAGATGGTATAATTGCTGCTTATGGTGTGCGTCAGACGATCAATTCTGAGCTGCGGAATATTTTCGATCTACCTGCGATTACTGTTAACACGTTCTATAATGATTCGATACCTTCTATACAGCCTGATGATTTTAAAGGAGGACGAGAAGCCGCGTTTTATCTTATTTCGAAAGGGGTACAACGCCCTGCTATGATTGCAGGGCCAGAGAATCGAATCGCTAGTATCGAACGTCTTGCAGGCTTTGCAAGTGCTCTTAACGAATGTGGAGTTGAGTTTAGTGCTTCAAAGAGCGTGATCCATGGTGATTTTACTGCCGAATCAGGTGCACGTTGTCTTGATATACTGCTCGAACAACACCCTCATATTGATGCCGTTTTCTGTGCTAATGATTATATGGCTGCTGGTGCGATAAACAGAGCTTTTGCGCATGGACTAGGAATCCCTAGTGATCTTAAGGTTATTGGTTATGACAATAGAGAATTTTCATCCTTTTGGCCTATACCAATCACCACCTTTGCACTACCCCTTGAACGTATGGGGGAAATGAGCGCGGCTATGCTCTTTGATTGTATCGAAGGAAGAAATCCCGATCCCATGCAAGTCATGCTTCCTTCGACCCTTATTATACGTCAATCATCATAA